In Pan troglodytes isolate AG18354 chromosome 20, NHGRI_mPanTro3-v2.0_pri, whole genome shotgun sequence, the genomic window cacctccatctCCTCCCCTGAAGGGCTGTGCTGAGTACCAGCTGCCAGGGCATGTGATGGAGCCCCAAGAGCCAGGGCTGTGTATATCATGAAGGGGGTGGGGACTCAGAGCCCCCTGCTGTCCTGCCTCCTGCCGTGGGCCTCCCGCGATGGCAGTGAGCAGGTCAGGAGTCAGGCTGCATTTAGGACGAGTTTCTAGCAGGCTCAGGGGCACCTCCCTACCTGTGAGCCCGGAAAGCATGTATAGGTTCCACATCTAGCGCCGCATTCCTGTGGGATGACAGAGGAGCCTGATGTCACTGAGACCCTGTCACCCCCGTCCCCAGATGCCCCTGCCCCCGGCTCTGAGCTTGCTGCCCTCACTTCTTGGCCGTGACCGCCTTCTGCAGGTTCCAGAGCTTGAGCGTGCCATCCTCGGAGGCGGTGAGCAGAGCCGACTGGCTGTGGTGGAAGGCCAGGGAACGAATGCCGTCGTAGTGCGAGCGCAGGGTGAACTTGGGGTTCCACGTCTTCTTAAAAGCATCTTTGCTGTCAGAcagctggggttggggggagcTGCCTCAGTGTCTTCGCATCCATCCCAGCAGTCATGCAGACACCGACACCCAGGGCTTGAGGCCCCCTGTCTTCCACCCATATGACCCTGGCAGGAATGCCCTCAGAGCCTGGGCTCCAGCCGGgacctctctccttcctctgctgGGCAGAGTCTCCATGCTCGCCCAACAAGTCCCCACACTGTGCTGGGTTCTGGAGAGACAAAGGTGAGCCTGACCCCTTGGGGTCTTGCAGTTGAGAGGAAGGGGAATGGGGGACACAACTGGACCATCCCACAAGTGTGCAGGATCATCAGCCATGAGCAGGGCAATGAATTAAAGATGCACAGAGAGACATCAGGCAGCCTGCCCTCCTCCCTGGGGGCCACTGAGGCTTTCCTGAGGAAGCACGAGCCAGCAGGACTTCACCAGATAAGGAGAGGGCCCTGGAGAGGGAAAGGGCCCgtgcagaggccctgaggcagCAAGGGCGAGCCCAGGCCTGAGAGGTCAGTGGTACAGGCTGCACGAGGCAAGGAGAGTGGCAGGGGATGAGACAGGTGCTGGGTGGTGAGCCCCGGAGGAATGCGCATTTCATCCTAAGAAAAAGCCTCAGAGAAACAAGGAGCCGGGGAAGTGTTTAGAGCAGGGGAACGACATGGCTTATTCCTGCCACCCCTGAGAGGCTCAGATTAGGGGCAGGTAAAAGTAGCCATAgacggggcacagtggctcacgcctgtaatcccagaactttgggaggccaaggcaggacgatcatttgaccccaggagttcgagaccagcctgggtaacatagggagatcccctcgaggagcaaaaaaaaaaaaaggtagcctCAGAGAAAGAGGTTGAGAGGCCAGGAAGTCCCAGGGGAGATGAGGGCATGGAGACCAGACACGTGACCATGAAGGGGAGGCAGTGCACACGTGGGAAAGCTGTGGGGGCCTCTGTCCACCACGCTGCATGCGCCCTGGTGCCGCTCACCCAGCAGGGGACCCGGAGAGGGCCAGGTTCAGGAGAGATGACGAGCAGAGTACCAGGCAAGCCTCAGCACCATGCCCCAAGATGGGCTCCCAGCTGACGTCCCTGCCTTAGCTGTCCCTTCTGCCACAGTTCTTTAGGGTCAGAGGATCTGCTACTGTGTGGTTCACTCACCCCCTCCCCTAGCGGGGCTCAGAACACTGTACTTCCCCATGATGAAATGACATCTCGGGGCGTGCAGAGGGACCCCATGGCACACTCCACTTCTCAGGCCTCTGCTCTGACCCCCCTTCCTGAATCTCACAGCAGTCCCCACCCAGCCTTGCTAGGGTCACCAACACTGGAAATCCCATTCTGTCACAGTAAAATGTGCACATACACCCACACCAAAAGCTCCCAGCTGGCCAAAGGCTCCCAGATGGCCAGAGGCTCCCAGCTGGCCAGAGGCCCGTGCACTGAGGCCCGGAACATTTCATTTCAGCCCAGCTGCCCATTCACACTAGATTGGCCTGACTTGGCAGAGCAGGGGGTGGCTACAGGTCATCTTCCTGCATTCCAAATCACCAGGGTGGGAGGGGCACTGAGTGGAGGAGCCGTGGAACTGTGATTAAGACACAGGCTCCAGAGTCTTCCAGGCCCTGCGCCTTGGCGACCGCAGTCAAGTCCCTCCACCGTCTACATCTGCACCCCTCTGTGAAACAGGATGAGCAGGGCATGGGCGGCACCCAGTCAGAGCTTGCAGGGGCTGGCCCTGGGCGCAATGCCAATGGGGACAGTGTGGGGGGCACCCGGAGAACTTACATCGCAGCTGAGGTCGTTGTCATTGGTGACGGTGAGATCTGCCAAGTCCCCCAGGCTCACCTCCCCGCCCCCGATAGTGTCCATGATGAAGACGTCTGAGGAGAAGCCAAAGGAACCtggtagggggaggggagggaggggcagagagggccagggagagagagaatgacagagagaggcagagaaagagataaagagcaagagagagagacagggagaggacaAGATGAAGAATCACAgctggaaagagacagagagacagacagggcaggacagacaaaaagagagggagacagacagacagacgaaCTTTtggggcagggaggctgcagactGGAGGCTGGGCCTCGACCCTGAAGACACAGAAGCCCTGGGCTCAGCTCTGCAGCCTCCCTCTGCCATGGGCCCGCAGGACTGGAACCAGGTGGGGGGTGCCTCTTACCTTCATGTGGCCGGGGCTGGGGTGTGCCAGGAGGCGGGCCAGTCACTTTTGGGGGCAGCCCATCCACATCCCGCAGGTCAGCCAGAATGCCTTGGAGTTTGACCCGACGGCTTTCTGCAGGGTCGAGGCATAGGGCCGGAGTCGCCCAGCAGTTTCAACCCAGTCTGGCATAGGTGACGCCTTCCCCACACTGAGGGCCCCCTGCCACTCTGTGGGGCTGTGAAGCTCTGGCCCCGGGGGAGGGGGGGAATGGGCAGAGGAGAGGAGGTTGATTGGGCCCCTCCGTGGGGCAGTGGGCAGGTCACTGCCTTGCCTAGGCCTCAGGCCCCAGCCACCCATCCCACGTATCCTGAGAGCCCTCCTAGCTGGGAGTCACAGGACAGGGAGGAAGATGCGGCCCTCCCACCTGCCTCTCCCCTACTGGGTCCTCATCCTGTTCCCTCCTTGAGGCCAGCCAGAGCTGGACGCCCGCCCTGGAGGGCTGGCGGCCCCATTTCAGGAAGAGCCAGGACTGCCTGCGTCTCCATGGGGATTTTccagggaaggggtgaggggccGGCAGCCATGACCTGGGCCTCCTGCTCTCCTTGGCTACCCTCCTCTCAGGAAACATATCCGTCCGGTAGAGAGACCCTGTACAGGAAGCAGCTGCAGGCAGCTGAGCCTGCTCCCACCCCCTCGGTGGGGAAGGCAAGCGGGGGCTGGCCAGAAAACGTCAGCTCACCCAGCTCATGGGGGCTCCCATCCACAGTGCACCGCCGAGGGTCTGGAGCCCCTTCCCCATcctctcctgagcccaggaaatcaaacTCATTGATAGCATCCTCAGAGTCGTCTTCCTCATCCTCGTCTTCCATTTCAGGCACCAGAGCCTTGGATGGGAGCTGGCGCATGGAGAAAGCCAGACAAGTCAGGGGGCCTCTTGTCCAGAGACTAAGCCACCTCCGTGCCTAGGAACAGATAAGCCGGGGCTCTGGGCCCGTCTCTGTTCATGGGGCTGCCTCAGCCGCCAGCCAGCTGCCCTGGAGCGCCCCCTGCTGGGCCTTGGACAGTTGCTACCACTAGGGCCGGTTGGCCTGACCCCACCCTCACGCAGTCCTTCCCCTAGCCAGGGCTCAGCCTGCTCCAGTCCCCCAGCAAGGTGCCTCGGATGAAGAAAAGTCAGATAATGCAACAATCTGCCTGCAGGGAGGGCAGATATGCACTGGTGTCCGTGTGTGAATATATGGAGGTGCAAACAAGTGAGGATGAATGGACCACAGCATTGCAGCGATAAACACAGCACCAGCAGCCGTGCTGGCACAAGAGCAAATTCCACTCACTGAATGACCACTGACTACCCCTCGCAGACACGACTTCACTTAACCCCCAACCCTGCGAACAGCTACCGTGAACACTGTCATTATCATTCCCACATTACGGGCCAGGAGACAGGCTGAGCAGCAGGAACCCACTTGCCCTAGGTCACCAAAGCCAAGCTCTGCCCACTGTGAACTCCTCCAGGGCGTGGCTGGCCCCTTCCACATGTCAGCCCCCCAGGCTGAGTTTGGCAACACCTCTCAGGCACCAGTGAGGGGCCAGCCTCTGACCTGCATGGGGGGGACCAGAGGGAAGGGGCATGGAGAAGACCTAGGGCCAAGGTTTATTCAACACTTGTGCAAAGAATGGGGAAGGGGAGGGTTTAGACAGCATGCCCAGAAAGGCAGCGGCCGGGCTCAGGACTCCAGAGGAGGGAACCACCACAGGTGCTCTGAGGGGCACACGAGTGGCAACTGTGCTCTGCCAACAGTGCCTGGAaccatgagggctccaccacTACCAAGTGCCACCAGTGCCACTAACACCTACTGAGCACTTGGGGGACAGCCACCGTGCAGCTGAGGGCTTCCTGGGCACCAGCTCATTCTAATTAAATCCTCAACAACTCAGACGGAGGGACTCAGCCCCATCTAAAGGGTGAGGAGACTGAAGCCAAGACAAAGAAGTGTGGGCCCGAACTCACGCAGCTGGGCCAGGGCCCCCTGGGAGCCATGGGCAGTCCCCTGGGTTCCCAGCTGGGCCTCGCTGGAGGACTGCTGCGTAGAGACAGAGAGCCCTACCTAACCAGCCAGCCCAAGGGTGTGGGCCCGAAGGGGTGCAAACACCACGGATGATTCCTGATGGAATGGGTGGAGGGGTGGAAAAGGACTAGAAATTCTCAGAGGGGTGGGAAGGACCAAGTGTCTGGACCAGGGGCCAGCATTTGAGACCCTGGACTCAGCCCTCCTGCTCTTCCTCTAGGCCTCCTGCAGTGCTGCGGCTCTACTTGGGGTGCGACTCTGTGCTGAGCCACACTGGGGATACTGGAGATGGAGTGGAGGCCCACACAGGCCCATTCCCTCCCAGGGAGGGGTCAGGAGGAATACAGACCAGACAGGGAGGACCCCAGAGTGGCCAGGGCCAGGGAAGGGAGCCCAGGGtgagtcagagaaggcttcctggaggagggggtgTCTGAGCTGAGtctaaaggaggaaagaaaggggagCCAGGCAAAGGGACCCGCTAATGGGAAGCCCGGGGCTCAGGGAAAGCTCCGAGGCCATCTCCCACAGGTGCCTCCTTCATAGGCACATGCCCCTGCCTCCACCACAACGCGTCCTTCGGCACATGACTATTTACAAGGCCGCTGCTGGCCACAAGCTCCTCCAGGCCAGGGCCTGTGTGTCTCCATATCCCTGCTGCCAGCACACACCGCAGCCCCTGAAGGCCCAGGCTGACTCAGAAGGGCTTCGATCAGGTCACACCCAGCCCAGGCTGTGCAGGGCGTGGAGGAAGGGCTCACCTTCACACGCTGCTTCTTGTGCTGCACGCTGTCCAGCTCATCGTCCTCGTCGCTGTCTTCGTCCTCGCAGTTCTGCAGGAAGGGGATCTGCCCCAGCACTGAGCCGCCCAAGCGCTCTTTGCCATCTTTGCCTGCCGCGTTCCTGCCAAAGACAGCAGAGCAGAGGAGGCATGAGTCCTGGCAGGTGTCAAAGCTCAGATAGGAAGGTGCCCTCCCAGGCTTGGTGGCCAGAGCCCAGACCCAGCTAACCCCCTAACCCCTGAGCAGCCTTGACTCTGGTCACACACAGAGCCCCAACCCCAGCCTCTGCCCAACAAATGCTCATTCCAACTGGAAGCCTCACCCAGACCGCAAACGGGGCCCAGCTCCTCAATGACCGTCGACCTGAGTTTCAGAGGGCCAGCCCCCAACCCTGGTCACAAATCTCCATCCTGTGCTGAGTCAGAAGGAAAGCTGGATGAGAAAGTGCCACTGACTCAGCAGTCCCCATTCCCACAGCCCAGTCAGACCACAAGGGCAGGTCAGGCAGGAGGCAAACACGCCCTGCAGGAAAGCGGAACCGGCCATTCTACAAATGCTAGGGGAGGCACCGAAAGCCAGCCAGCCTCGCGCAAGCAGGGGCGCCGGCGATCCCTGCTACCCAGGAGCCTGCACTATCCCCAGCAACAGATGGCACTCCTccttccacctcctggcttccaACTTCATGACAAGTTATAGCAGAGGAGGTACTGACCCAGCCTGACTGCGGGAGAAGGCAGGGTGCAATTCCAAGTGCAGATCGACGCAAACATCCCCCCTTTCTGCCATCAGGTTGATGCCCTGGAGGTCTTGTCAACTGCCAGTTACCAACGGGTGCAGAGGTCACTGCAGATGTACCCTCTCGCCTCACGGCTGCCATCACCAGAGCTCCACTCCATCCTCAGAACACTCGCTGCACTTGCAGCGGGACACAGGACTCCATTCTCACCGGCCTTCCTCCCACAACGACACTGACACGCGGAACAGGCTCAGCCTCTttctcagcttcctcctcctgttcctcccTCCAGCCTCTAAGTGGGAGAGCACCCGGGCAGTCCCCAGATCTCTTCTCTGCGTCATCTACACTCACTCCTGCAGGCACTGCAGACGGCCATGGCTTTCCAAAGAATGCCCATGTGCTTGTTCAACTAGAGCTATGTTTAGGGGCCAAATGCCCCCCAGCTCCAGACGAGCTCTGCTTCTCCACATGGGGGTAAACAGGCCCCTCACACTTCACACAACCTCGGCGGCCCCCAGAACTTCCACTCCCAGGCTTCCCCGTCTCAGGGGATGCTGCTCCAATGGCTCACACCAAACCCTGGAGTCGCTcgtttcttttcctctccccttAGCTGCAGTCCTTCAGTGTCGACTGCCTGAAAGCCTCTGGGGAAGCTGACACCTCTCGCCTCACCACCGCTAAAGTCCATCAGCTCTGTCCCAGACATCGAGCCATCTCCTAACTGGTCCGCCTGCCTCCTCTGTGACCCTCCCACACCTCTCCTCAGAGTGGATCAGGTACGTCAGATTATGTCACTCCGCTGCTCGAAAGCACTGGCTTCCCACAACCCTGAGTCAAACTCAGACTCTATCCCAGCCCAAGGCCCTGAATGGCTGACTCCTGAGACCACAACCTCCCCGCAGCCCACGCCTCACTGCCTGCGGCCATGCTGGCCTCGTGCTGCTTCTGTGCAGGCTGAGTCTCTCCTGCCTCTGGACCTCGGGGTTCACTGTGCCCTCTGCCTAGAACATTCTCCTCCCAGCCACTCGTGTGGCTTACCCTCCATTTAATGCCCACAGAGgccctccctgcccaccccccacAGAGGAGCACATACTGGCCCTCGTGGTCTCCATCGTGCTTAGCATCACCTACGTGGCCTCACTTGTTCTGCTTAACTGACAATTGCTGATGAGAGTGAACAAGCCAGAGATTCCTGAGGGTGGCGACCACGTGTGCTCCACTCCCTGCTGGCGAGGCACCCAGGGTGTGCCTTCGGTAAGCACCCCACTCGACCGAGAAGCGGGCAGGCCTGAGTATCAGGACGGGGGCAGGGCTGGAGATGAGGCCATGGCGAAGTGTGTGGAGGGAACCCAGGACAGAATCCGGGGGATCCCAGCAGTGAAGGGACTCAGGGTTTCAGAACAAGGGAGCCCACGGCATACTCCAGGAGGAGGGGCCACCAGGGCACCCAGCGCCATCAGCTGACACTCTGACCCTGGCCTTCACCAGCAGTCAGGAGGAACAGAGAGACACACCTGCCATGTCCAAGGGCTCACCTCTTTATCTGCTCCTCGATCTGTTTCACCAGCAGCGACTCCCCGCCACTGAGCCCCGCAGGGCCTGGTGGAGCCCTGGGGGCCCCTTCACTCGGCTCCACTGCCCCGTTGAGCTCCAGCGAGCGGCCCAGCAGGGAACGGACGCGCTTGGACCGCATGTCGAGGATGGTGTCTGTGTAGCCCACCTCTTCCAGGTACCTGCAGGGGTGCAGAGCCACGTGGGTCAGACATCCCCTGGGCTTCTTCATGTACCACAGGGGCCAATGCAAACCGAGACAACCTCGTAAGGGGCCACTTAAGAGCATACACCAAAATCTGACATAAGCACACCCTCGCTCCAGCAGTTCCCCGTCAAGGCTATTTCCAGTGGAAGcccttgtacacacacacaatgctatGTGTGAGGGTGCTCCCTGCACTGCTGTATGGGGAAGCCGAAGCACAGGGACCAGCCTCAGCACCCACCGACAGAGGCTGTGTCAGCAAATGACTCATAGCGCTGCGAGGCAGAAGATCAACAGGGCAGAGCCTTAAGGGAAGCTGGCCACGGTAAACAGCACAACGAAAACGCTAAGTTCTATGATCCACATGATGCCAATGTttgtagaaaaaaacaaaaaggcgtTAATGTGCATAAAGCTTACACCACACGCAAACACACGTTTGTATTATGTCCCCCAAGAGGCCTAGAAAGAGCCATAAAAAACATAACAGCAGTGACCTCTGGAGAATGGGATTAGGGGCGTAAGAGGAACTTTTGCAACTTACTCTACTTACTTCTACAAATGAGCACTTATTACTTCTGCAATTTAAAAACTGAAGCCAGCTGGGACTggactaaaagtaaaaaaagaagaaggaaaaaagaacaaaaatcaatttGGGGTATCTGTGGCTTCAAAATACAGCGACAACAGTCCCTTGCTACTCCTCAGGAGGCTTCCTGGCCAGGAGGCCTTTGCCGTTCCCTGTCCCTTCGCAGCTCTGACCCTGTCTCTTGAATGTTAGGCTGCACGCACCTGCATGTACGTCTCATCCTGTGCGCCTGTGTGTGTATGAGGCTCCTATCTCCCCACCAAAAGAGAGACAGGGAAGCACGGGGCTTTAAAGCTGGGCACTGGGGGCGGATTGCCCAAGATCCCACAAATTAACCATGCAACCTTGTGTAAACAGATCACCTCACCGCATGCCAGTTTTCTTATGAGGGGAACGCTAGCATTACACCACACAGAGATCTCAGCGAGGAGCCAACAGGTGGAAAAtgtttagcacagtgccaggcacgtAATAGGTACTTGGTAAGTGTAGCCTGTtagtattactattattgttttagGGTTATTGTTTGCACACACTTTAAGCTAGCAACCCCACTTCCAGATATCTAACTTGAGGAAATCAAGGATATGCACAAATACCTTCCTGATTTTTATCACATTGtctataatacaaaaaaattaaaagcaacctTGACAAAATACAAGGAACTGACCATGGAGAGTTATGGTTATCTATATGACAGACATTatatgttggttttttttttctccataggaCCAAAGGAAGGAAATTATGAGGTCTTCAAAGTGATGCAACATAACTAATTAATATAGAGAGATGTTCgtaactctttttttgttgttgttgagacagactcttgctctgtcgcccaggctggagtgcagtggcatgatctcggctcatgcaagctccgcctcccgggttcccgccattctcctgcctcagcctcccgagtagctgggactacaggcgcccgccaccaagcccggctaattttttgtatttttagtagagacggggttttgccgtgttagccaggatggtctcaatctcctgaccttgtgatctgcccgcctcggcctcccaaagtgctgggattacaggcgtgagctactgcacccggccgatGTTTGCAACTCTTTAACAGTGAAAACAAATCCcagcttttataaaatatataagctgggctgggcgcggtggctcacacctgtaatcccagcagtttgggaggccaaggcaggtggatcacttgagctcaggtgttcaagaccagcttggccaacatggtaaaacgctgtctttactaaaaatacaaaaattagccaggtgtggtggcacacacctgtaatcccagctacttgggaggctgaagcacgagaatcacttgaacccgggaggcagaggttgcagtgagccgagattatgccactgcactccactctgggtgaaagagcaagactctgtctcaaaacattaaaaaataaataaataaataagtaaatgaaatacataaactgagcagtgtggctcatgcctgttgtcccagctactcaggaggctgaggcaggagatcacttgagctcagatcAAGCCTGCTGTGGGCtctgactgcaccactgtactccagcctgggagacggagtgagtttatttatttattaagataaCAGAGGCAAAAATACACAGCCACGGAAGAAACTGAGACCATATATGGCAAAATGTTTATAGGGGTATGAAATTTCTTGGGTGGAGAAATTATGAGtgatttttctctctgctctcctatattttctaagttttctaaaatgcacaaatctcttcagcaattaaaaaaaaataatttgaggctgggcgcggtggctcacacctataatcccagcactttgggaggccaaggcaggcggatcacctgaggtcaggagttcaagaccagcatggccaacatggtgaaaccctgtctttactaaaaatacaaaattagctaggcatggtggtgcacgcctgtaatcccagctactagggaggctgaggcaggagaatcgcttgaacccgggaggcagaggttgcagtgagccgagatcgcaccactgcactccagcctgggcaacaagagcgaaactctgtctcaaataataataataatgataataatttggccaggcgcagtggctcatgcctgtaatcccagcactttgggaggccgaggcaggcggatcacttgagctcaggagtttgagaccagcctggccaacatgctgaaaccccatctctactaaaaaatacaaaaattagccgggtgtgatggcacctgcctgtaatcccagctactcagaaggctgaggcaggagaatcgtctgaggtggatggaggcagaggttgcagtgagctgagatcgtgccactgcactgcagcctgggcaacagagcagaaactgtctcaaaaaataataatagataataatAACATTAAGAATTTGCTGGTCCAAACATGGTGAGTTACTGTGATCATTCACAGTCGATTACAGACCTACTTACAGATCTGCCTTCTCCCCACTTCCCACTACTGTATTTGATtagtctttaaataaataattaacaaataaaaaataatttaatattaccCTTGGGAAATAAAAAGCCACGCTTCATAAATCTTCACAaggtatctaaaaaaaaaaaaagccacacaggGCTCCTATGGCcactgagacaaaaaaaaaaaaaagccacagaggCATTCAGGGACACATTCCAACGGGGGCGTCCCCATGTCTGCCTCCTGCAGCGggtttccctccctctccccaggccAGGCTCCGCCCACAGGGTGAAAGCCATTCCAGCCATGGCTGGCTAAGATCCTGATAGTTCAGCATCCCCAGTGGGGACGGAAAAGGACTGTGGAGTCTTTGGACTTATCTCTCAAGCCAAACGTGTCACGTGTCCCCAGCCCCCCTCCCCGAGCACACTCACTGTCGGAGAAGCTGCCGCCCCTCCTTCCACACCAACGGGCTGTTCTCCAGGGTGACCGATTCCACGGGGCCATTGGAGACTGGCGGGTGAGAGAACGGAGGCTGTCTTAAGTCAGGCCACTGCCACCTACCCATCACCTCCTCCATCTTCCTCACCCCTCCAACCCAAATCGGTCACTGTCGCAGGTCCTGTGGCATCACTTCCTGAGTGTTGGAAGCCTGCTCTCTTCCCTTACTCGGGGATCCCTCCTCCTTGAAGCGGTCCTCATCTCTAGGTCTCCTGACTGGTGGTTCCCCAAACTGGCCCCCGACAAGATAAGGGTGTTATCTCAAAACTCTGGGCGAGTTGTCATTTTCCTTCACAGAAAGCTGGCCTGGTTCTGAGAGAAGGGCCGACCGGGTTCAAGCCCGGCTCTGCCCcatcccagctgtgtgaccctgagttAGTGTAAGCAGTGTCAGTTTCGTCCTCTGAGAAATGAGCTTAATGATAACAGCATCTCCCTCTTGGGAGTGCTGAGAGGATGCAATGAGATAATTTGCTTAGTATTTTATTCAAGTCTTTCCTGGGCATCTAcgctgtgcctggccaggggCCTGGGCTACACGGGTAAACAAAGACCTGCCCTTGTGGAACTTCCGTTCTAGTGAGAGGAGCTGGCAGCAGGTAATGACCATCACTATCAGCTGAGCACACAAGGTCTTCTCAGCTTGCCTCGGCCAAGCTTCCCCCTCACCCAGCCCGCCCTCCCTCATCCTCTGCCCTACACCGTTTGCCCAGGCACACTGACCGACTCCCTGTCCCCTAACTCTTTCAGCGTGCGTCTCTGTATCTGTACTCTCTCCCCTGACTCTCCTGCTGGGGAACGGAGTCATCTTTCAAGGAGCTTAGACTCTAAGGGACCAGAGGGTAGGGACCATGTCTCCCGTGCTCTCTGCTGTATTCCTGATCTGTGATACAAAGCCTGTACCCTACAAATAAAGTCTTTTTTGGATGAACGATTGAACGGCAACCCTGTTCAAACGCCACCTCCTCGGTGATGTCTTCCCCGGCTTTCCCGCACCGTCCCCAGCACTCTATAAATAGCCCTGGCGCCCACTCCTCGCAAACGGATCCCGTGAGCTGCTCGTGTGTCTGCCTCTGTTGCACAGGGGGACCCAAGCAGGACTGGCCCCCAGGGTCCAGCACGGGACCTGGCAGCCCATAGGGAGGGCTCTGAGAGTGAGATTccgcccctccccagccccgggGCCGATTCTGCCTTCTAAGGAGCAAAGTGAGAAAGAGGCACCCCATCTTCCTGCTTCTCCAGAACACTCAGCTTCTGCAGGAGGGTGCCGACAGTGCGAGCATCAGAGGGTGGGTACCTTGTTCTGACACATCTGCTTTCTTCTCCCCCTGGTTCAGGTCTGTCCCAAACTTCAGTTTATGATATTTGGCCCTAAAAGAGCAAATGATTAATGAATAAGAGATGCGGGAGAGTAGACAGGGTCAGTAGTTACCTAAGGAATCCGGAATCCCA contains:
- the STRN4 gene encoding striatin-4 isoform X12; translated protein: MLEYALKQERAKYHKLKFGTDLNQGEKKADVSEQVSNGPVESVTLENSPLVWKEGRQLLRQYLEEVGYTDTILDMRSKRVRSLLGRSLELNGAVEPSEGAPRAPPGPAGLSGGESLLVKQIEEQIKRNAAGKDGKERLGGSVLGQIPFLQNCEDEDSDEDDELDSVQHKKQRVKLPSKALVPEMEDEDEEDDSEDAINEFDFLGSGEDGEGAPDPRRCTVDGSPHELESRRVKLQGILADLRDVDGLPPKVTGPPPGTPQPRPHEDVFIMDTIGGGEVSLGDLADLTVTNDNDLSCDLSDSKDAFKKTWNPKFTLRSHYDGIRSLAFHHSQSALLTASEDGTLKLWNLQKAVTAKKNAALDVEPIHAFRAHRGPVLAVAMGSNSEYCYSGGADACIHSWKIPDLSMDPYDGYEHGIPTSVAFTSTEPAHIVASFRSGDTVLYDMEVGSALLTLESRGSSGPTQINQVVSHPNQPLTITAHDDRGIRFLDNRTGKPVHSMVAHLDAVTCLAVDPNGAFLMSGSHDCSLRLWSLDNKTCVQEITAHRKKHEEAIHAVACHPSKALIASAGADALAKVFV
- the STRN4 gene encoding striatin-4 isoform X8, yielding MMEERAAAAVAAAASSCRPLGSGAGPGPTGAAPVSAPAPGPGPAGKGGGGGGSPGPTAGPEPLSLPGILHFIQHEWARFEAEKARWEAERAELQAQVAFLQGERKGQENLKTDLVRRIKMLEYALKQERAKYHKLKFGTDLNQGEKKADVSEQVSNGPVESVTLENSPLVWKEGRQLLRQYLEEVGYTDTILDMRSKRVRSLLGRSLELNGAVEPSEGAPRAPPGPAGLSGGESLLVKQIEEQIKRNAAGKDGKERLGGSVLGQIPFLQNCEDEDSDEDDELDSVQHKKQRVKLPSKALVPEMEDEDEEDDSEDAINEFDFLGSGEDGEGAPDPRRCTVDGSPHELESRRVKLQGILADLRDVDGLPPKVTGPPPGTPQPRPHEDVFIMDTIGGGEVSLGDLADLTVTNDNDLSCDLSDSKDAFKKTWNPKFTLRSHYDGIRSLAFHHSQSALLTASEDGTLKLWNLQKAVTAKKNAALDVEPIHAFRAHRGPVLAVAMGSNSEYCYSGGADACIHSWKIPDLSMDPYDGYEHGIPTSVAFTSTEPAHIVASFRSGDTVLYDMEVGSALLTLESRGSSGPTQINQVVSHPNQPLTITAHDDRGIRFLDNRTGKPVHSMVAHLDAVTCLAVDPNGAFLMSGSHDCSLRLWSLDNKTCVQEITAHRKKHEEAIHAVACHPSKALIASAGADALAKVFV
- the STRN4 gene encoding striatin-4 isoform X10, with protein sequence MLEYALKQERAKYHKLKFGTDLNQGEKKADVSEQVSNGPVESVTLENSPLVWKEGRQLLRQYLEEVGYTDTILDMRSKRVRSLLGRSLELNGAVEPSEGAPRAPPGPAGLSGGESLLVKQIEEQIKRNAAGKDGKERLGGSVLGQIPFLQNCEDEDSDEDDELDSVQHKKQRVKLPSKALVPEMEDEDEEDDSEDAINEFDFLGSGEDGEGAPDPRRCTVDGSPHELESRRVKLQGILADLRDVDGLPPKVTGPPPGTPQPRPHEGSFGFSSDVFIMDTIGGGEVSLGDLADLTVTNDNDLSCDLSDSKDAFKKTWNPKFTLRSHYDGIRSLAFHHSQSALLTASEDGTLKLWNLQKAVTAKKNAALDVEPIHAFRAHRGPVLAVAMGSNSEYCYSGGADACIHSWKIPDLSMDPYDGYDPSVLSHVLEGHGDAVWGLAFSPTSQRLASCSADGTVRIWDPSSSSPACLCTFPTASEHGIPTSVAFTSTEPAHIVASFRSGDTVLYDMEVGSALLTLESRGSSGPTQINQVVSHPNQPLTITAHDDRGIRFLDNRTGKPVHSMVAHLDAVTCLAVDPNGAFLMSGSHDCSLRLWSLDNKTCVQEITAHRKKHEEAIHAVACHPSKALIASAGADALAKVFV
- the STRN4 gene encoding striatin-4 isoform X6, with protein sequence MMEERAAAAVAAAASSCRPLGSGAGPGPTGAAPVSAPAPGPGPAGKGGGGGGSPGPTAGPEPLSLPGILHFIQHEWARFEAEKARWEAERAELQAQVAFLQGERKGQENLKTDLVRRIKMLEYALKQERAKYHKLKFGTDLNQGEKKADVSEQVSNGPVESVTLENSPLVWKEGRQLLRQYLVKIYEAWLFISQGYLEEVGYTDTILDMRSKRVRSLLGRSLELNGAVEPSEGAPRAPPGPAGLSGGESLLVKQIEEQIKRNAAGKDGKERLGGSVLGQIPFLQNCEDEDSDEDDELDSVQHKKQRVKLPSKALVPEMEDEDEEDDSEDAINEFDFLGSGEDGEGAPDPRRCTVDGSPHELESRRVKLQGILADLRDVDGLPPKVTGPPPGTPQPRPHEDVFIMDTIGGGEVSLGDLADLTVTNDNDLSCDLSDSKDAFKKTWNPKFTLRSHYDGIRSLAFHHSQSALLTASEDGTLKLWNLQKAVTAKKNAALDVEPIHAFRAHRGPVLAVAMGSNSEYCYSGGADACIHSWKIPDLSMDPYDGYEHGIPTSVAFTSTEPAHIVASFRSGDTVLYDMEVGSALLTLESRGSSGPTQINQVVSHPNQPLTITAHDDRGIRFLDNRTGKPVHSMVAHLDAVTCLAVDPNGAFLMSGSHDCSLRLWSLDNKTCVQEITAHRKKHEEAIHAVACHPSKALIASAGADALAKVFV